From bacterium, one genomic window encodes:
- a CDS encoding glucose 1-dehydrogenase translates to MNRLQDKVAIVTGGAAGLGRATVELFAAEGARVSIWDVNAEAGEKLAARLQAAGHDVEYRQVNVGDTAAVADAVAAVKDAFGSVDVLINNAGITRDATLLKMDEAQFDQVVDVNLKGVFNCGQAAARVMVEQGAGAIVNTSSVVALYGNFGQSNYVATKAGVIGMTKVWARELGRKGVRVNAVAPGFIATEMVMAMPEKVRDMMAEKTPLQRLGQPAEIARAYLFLASDEAA, encoded by the coding sequence CGCCATCGTCACCGGCGGCGCCGCCGGCCTGGGCCGCGCCACCGTCGAGCTCTTCGCCGCCGAGGGCGCGCGCGTTTCCATCTGGGACGTGAACGCCGAGGCGGGCGAGAAGCTGGCCGCCCGCCTGCAGGCCGCCGGCCACGACGTCGAATACCGGCAGGTGAATGTCGGCGACACGGCCGCCGTGGCCGACGCCGTCGCGGCGGTGAAGGACGCCTTCGGGTCCGTCGACGTGCTGATCAACAACGCCGGCATCACCCGCGACGCCACCCTCCTCAAGATGGACGAGGCTCAGTTCGACCAGGTGGTCGACGTGAACCTCAAGGGCGTCTTCAACTGCGGCCAGGCTGCGGCCCGGGTCATGGTCGAGCAGGGTGCGGGCGCCATCGTGAACACGAGCAGCGTCGTGGCGCTGTACGGCAACTTCGGGCAGAGCAACTACGTGGCGACGAAGGCGGGCGTCATCGGCATGACGAAGGTCTGGGCCCGCGAGCTGGGCCGCAAGGGCGTGCGCGTGAACGCCGTGGCGCCGGGCTTCATCGCCACCGAGATGGTCATGGCCATGCCCGAAAAGGTCCGCGACATGATGGCCGAAAAGACCCCCCTGCAGCGGTTGGGCCAGCCGGCGGAGATCGCCCGGGCCTACCTCTTCCTGGCCAGCGACGAGGCCGCCT